From the genome of Miscanthus floridulus cultivar M001 chromosome 10, ASM1932011v1, whole genome shotgun sequence, one region includes:
- the LOC136485774 gene encoding uncharacterized protein — protein MTPISEQQLNKEPGTQSSTSRSSPVRNKVAVIRDAENADQEQQQQAARRERDFLAGIRKLFKSFKNLSHIFEIYKDEDEEEDDDNTSIEIGLPTDVHHVAHIGLDGTTNLSNLRGLEGGRELFSLSNLTTLEQFELAMASLAASGKK, from the exons ATGACACCGATCAGCGAGCAGCAACTCAACAAGGAGCCTGGAACACAATCTTCAACAAGCCGCAGTTCTCCAGTTCGAA ATAAGGTAGCGGTAATCAGGGATGCGGAGAATGCCGACCAGGAGCAACAACAACAGGCTGCGAGGCGGGAGAGGGACTTCCTCGCGGGGATCAGGAAGCTCTTCAAGAGCTTCAAGAACCTCTCCCATATCTTTGAGATATacaaggacgaggatgaggaggaggacgatgataaCACAAGTATCGAGATCGGGCTTCCAACGGATGTGCACCACGTGGCGCACATAGGCCTAGACGGGACCACCAACTTGTCAAACCTAAGGGGCCTAGAGGGGGGCAGGGAGCTGTTCTCCCTCTCCAACCTCACCACCCTCGAGCAGTTTGAGCTCGCCATGGCCTCGCTAGCTGCTAGTGGCAAAAAGTGA